The following coding sequences are from one Stigmatopora nigra isolate UIUO_SnigA chromosome 10, RoL_Snig_1.1, whole genome shotgun sequence window:
- the slc4a8 gene encoding electroneutral sodium bicarbonate exchanger 1 isoform X3, translating into MPIHDPESILSYQRPDEEVVIDQGGTSSVSNIHYEKEELEGHRTLFVGVRMPRQSHRHHKAHSSRHRKKDKRTGSISVQQSAGNEKSPCHDTPSQRVQFILGTEEDAEHVAHELFTELDEICVKDGKDAEWKETARWLKFEEDVEDGGERWSKPYVATLSLHSLFELRSCIINGSVLLDMHADSIEEIADMVLDHQEASHELDDSVRIKVREALLKRHHHQNEKKKNLMPMVRSIAEGTRKQSEPHLTAASATSPQPAPPIEQGKNGTGQEGNQVDLSKVDLHFMKKIPEGAEASNVLVGELDFLERPIVAFVRLSPAVLLTGLTEVPIPTRFLFILLGPDGKAQQYHEIGRSMATIMTDEIFHGVAYKAKDRSDLLAGIDEFLDQVTVLPPGEWDPSIRIEPPKNVPSQEKRKMPGVPNGAVYQVEEEPQAEHHGPELQRTGRLFGGLIMDIKRKAPFYLGDYKDGLSLQCVASFLFLYCACMSPVITFGGLLGEATEGRISAIESLLGASMTGVAYSLFAGQPLTILGSTGPVLVFEKILFKFCKDYNLSYLSLRACIGLWTAFLCFLLVATDASSLVCYITRFTEEAFAALICIIFIYEALEKLFHLGELYPFNAHSDLDKLTLAYCRCSEPLNPSNKTLELWSERNITAAFVPWANLTVKECMSLQGDFEGTSCSHHGPYTPDVLFWSVILFFSTFFMSAFLKEFKTSRYFPTKVRSMISDFAVFLTIVFMVLLDYIIGVPSQKLKVPSKFQPTRDDRGWLINPIGRNPWWTVLAASIPALLCTILIFMDQQITAVIINRKEHKLLKGCGYHLDLLMVGLMLAVCSIMGLPWFVAATVLSISHVNSLKLESESSAPGEQPRFLGIREQRLTGLVIFLLMGCSVFMTGALQFIPMPVLYGVFLYMGASSLRGIQFFDRLKLFGMPAKHQPDFIYLRHVPLRKVHLFTVTQLTCLVLLWVIKTSPAAIVFPMMVLALVFIRKLLDLCFSNRELSYLDDLMPEWKKKNLDDASKKTDEESQVMLCPKSEDPPTVHIPLESSKPQQASRAHDPRCDPSDINISDEMSKTTMWKSLSSNQKDTRPVSAKKD; encoded by the exons ATGCCTATCCACGACCCCGAAAGCATTCTAAGCTATCAG CGGCCAGATGAGGAAGTGGTAATAGACCAAGGTGGGACAAGCTCGGTGTCAAACATCCACTATGAGAAAGAAGAACTTGAAg GTCACAGAACTCTCTTCGTGGGTGTTCGGATGCCCCGGCAGAGCCATCGACACCACAAGGCTCATAGCTCTCGACATCGTAAGAAAGACAAGAGGACAGGAAGCATTTCAGTGCAACAAAGCGCCGGAAATGAAAAGTCTCCTTGTCATG ACACGCCGTCCCAACGGGTTCAGTTCATTCTGGGAACTGAGGAAGATGCTGAGCACGTGGCCCATGAGTTATTCACTGAGCTTGATGAGATTTGTGTGAAAGATGGCAAAGATGCTGAGTGGAAGGAAACGGCCAG GTGGCTCAAGTTTGAGGAAGATGTGGAAGATGGTGGCGAGAGGTGGAGTAAGCCGTACGTGGCTACACTTTCTCTCCACAGTCTCTTTGAGTTGCGGAGTtgcatcatcaatggcagtgtGCTGCTCGACATGCATGCTGACTCCATTGAGGAGATTGCAG ACATGGTCTTGGATCATCAGGAGGCGTCCCATGAACTGGACGATAGTGTCAGGATTAAAGTGCGAGAGGCCTTGCTAAAGCGGCACCACCACCAgaatgagaagaaaaagaacCTCATGCCGATGGTGCGCTCCATCGCAGAGGGGACCCGCAAACAATCAGAGCCCCACCTCACAG CAGCATCAGCAACCTCTCCACAACCTGCACCTCCCATTGAGCAAGGCAAGAATGGCACAGGACAGGAAGGCAATCAAGTGGACCTTAGTAAG GTGGACCTCCACTTCATGAAGAAGATCCCAGAGGGAGCAGAGGCCTCCAATGTGTTAGTCGGAGAACTGGACTTCTTGGAGAGACCCATTGTGGCCTTTGTTCGCCTGTCCCCTGCTGTTCTGCTCACTGGCCTCACCGAAGTCCCAATACCCACAAG GTTCCTCTTCATTCTTTTGGGCCCTGATGGAAAAGCTCAGCAATATCATGAGATTGGTCGCTCTATGGCAACTATTATGACAGATGAG ATCTTCCATGGTGTGGCATATAAGGCAAAAGACAGAAGTGACTTGCTGGCTGGCATAGATGAGTTTCTGGACCAAGTGACTGTCTTGCCACCCGGAGAGTGGGACCCTTCTATTCGTATTGAGCCACCCAAAAATGTCCCATCTCAG GAGAAGAGAAAAATGCCTGGTGTTCCAAATGGAGCAGTCTACCAAGTAGAAGAAGAGCCACAAGCGGAGCACCATGGACCCGAGCTACAGAGAACTGGAAG GTTGTTTGGTGGTTTAATAATGGACATCAAAAGAAAGGCACCCTTCTATCTGGGTGACTATAAAGATGGTCTGAGTCTGCAATGTGTGGCCTCCTTCCTCTTCTTGTACTGTGCCTGCATGTCTCCTGTCATCACCTTTGGGGGGCTGCTTGGGGAGGCAACAGAGGGTCGCATT aGTGCCATTGAGTCTTTACTCGGTGCATCTATGACCGGAGTAGCTTACTCACTGTTTGCTGGACAGCCTCTCACGATTTTGGGTAGCACAGGACCTGTTCTAGTGTTTGAGAAAATCCTCTTCAAATTCTGCAA GGACTACAACCTCTCATACCTGTCACTAAGGGCCTGCATTGGCTTGTGGACagcgtttttgtgttttttgcttgTCGCCACAGACGCCAGCTCTCTGGTGTGCTACATCACTCGCTTTACAGAGGAGGCCTTTGCCGCCCTTATTTGTATCATCTTTATCTACGAGGCTTTGGAGAAGCTGTTCCATCTGGGAGAACTTTATCCCTTTAATGCACACAGTGATCTGGACAAGCTCACACTGGCATA CTGCCGGTGCTCAGAGCCACTTAATCCGAGCAATAAAACGTTGGAACTGTGGAGCGAGCGGAATATCACAGCTGCTTTTGTTCCTTGGGCCAACCTCACTGTTAAG GAGTGCATGAGTCTGCAGGGAGATTTTGAAGGGACCTCATGCAGCCATCATGGCCCCTATACCCCAGATGTCCTCTTTTGGTCCGTCATCTTGTTCTTCTCAACGTTCTTCATGTCAGCATTTCTCAAGGAGTTCAAAACAAGTCGTTACTTCCCTACCAAG GTGCGGTCCATGATTAGCGACTTTGCCGTCTTCCTCACAATTGTTTTCATGGTATTGCTCGATTACATCATAGGAGTACCTTCCCAGAAGTTAAAAGTGCCCAGCAAATTCCAG CCCACTAGAGATGACAGAGGGTGGCTGATCAACCCAATAGGACGTAACCCGTGGTGGACCGTCCTGGCGGCGTCTATCCCTGCGCTTCTCTGTACAATCCTAATCTTCATGGACCAACAGATAACTGCTGTCATCATCAACCGGAAAGAGCACAAACTGCTG aaaggTTGTGGCTATCACTTAGACCTCTTAATGGTGGGGCTGATGCTGGCCGTGTGCTCCATCATGGGTTTGCCATGGTTCGTAGCTGCAACTGTCTTGTCCATCAGTCATGTGAATAGTTTGAAGTTGGAGTCTGAGAGCTCAGCTCCAGGAGAGCAGCCTCGCTTTCTTGGCATCCGAGAGCAAAGGCTCACTGGTCTGGTCATCTTCTTGCTCATGGGATGCTCTGTTTTCATGACTGGAGCGCTTCAG TTCATTCCAATGCCGGTGTTATATGGTGTCTTCCTCTACATGGGCGCTTCATCCCTGAGGGGGATCCAG TTCTTTGACCGTCTGAAGTTGTTTGGGATGCCAGCCAAACACCAACCCGACTTCATCTACCTGCGCCACGTACCCTTGAGGAAGGTGCATCTGTTCACAGTCACCCAGCTGACATGCCTCGTGCTTCTCTGGGTCATCAAGACTTCACCGGCTGCCATCGTCTTCCCCATGATG GTTCTGGCTCTAGTATTCATCCGCAAACTTCTGGACCTTTGCTTCTCCAATCGGGAGCTAAGCTACCTGGATGATCTAATGCctgaatggaagaaaaaaaatcttgatgatGCTTCCAAAAAGACTGATGAG GAGTCACAGGTTATGCTTTGTCCAAAAAGTGAAGATCCACCAACTGTTCACATTCCCCTGGAGAGCAGTAAACCACAGCAGGCCTCAAGGGCCCATGACCCTAG GTGTGATCCCTCTGATATTAATATATCTGATGAAATGTCTAAAACCACCATGTGGAAATCTCTCAGCTCCAATCAAAAGGACACTCGTCCTGTTTCTGCTAAGAAg GATTGA